A region from the Xanthocytophaga agilis genome encodes:
- the tsf gene encoding translation elongation factor Ts, with protein sequence MAITAQDVNKLRQMTGMGMMDCKQALTEADGDFDKAIEILRKKGEKISLKRADNETKEGVVFIQTNAAQTESVIFGLACETESVGKNAEFLSLGQKILDVATSTKPADKDALVASKIDDRTIQEYITELTGKIGEKIDVVGYAIVTGEKIISYLHSNSKIGVLVALKNINGAEVTDAGKDVAMQIAAMKPVALDKDGVPTDVIEKEIEIGKEQARNEGKPEAMLEKIAQGRLNKFFKESTLLNQEFIKDGSKTVAQMLDGISKGLTVSAFQRVQIG encoded by the coding sequence ATGGCAATTACTGCACAAGATGTTAACAAACTACGTCAAATGACCGGAATGGGGATGATGGACTGTAAACAAGCCCTGACCGAAGCAGATGGAGACTTTGACAAAGCAATTGAAATTTTACGTAAAAAAGGAGAGAAAATCTCTTTGAAACGTGCTGATAACGAGACAAAAGAGGGTGTTGTTTTCATTCAGACAAACGCTGCACAGACTGAATCTGTTATTTTTGGTTTGGCTTGCGAAACAGAATCAGTTGGTAAAAATGCTGAATTCCTAAGCCTGGGTCAGAAAATTCTAGATGTGGCTACATCTACTAAGCCTGCTGATAAAGATGCGTTGGTTGCTTCTAAAATAGATGATCGTACGATCCAGGAATATATCACTGAACTGACTGGTAAAATCGGTGAAAAAATCGATGTGGTTGGTTATGCAATTGTAACAGGAGAGAAAATCATTAGCTACCTGCATAGCAATAGCAAAATTGGTGTATTGGTTGCATTGAAAAACATCAATGGTGCGGAAGTAACAGATGCTGGTAAAGATGTTGCTATGCAAATTGCTGCAATGAAGCCAGTTGCTCTGGATAAAGACGGAGTACCTACTGACGTAATCGAGAAAGAAATTGAAATTGGTAAAGAACAGGCTCGTAACGAAGGTAAACCAGAAGCAATGTTAGAGAAAATTGCTCAAGGCCGTTTGAACAAGTTCTTTAAAGAAAGCACATTGTTGAACCAGGAGTTTATCAAAGATGGTTCTAAAACAGTTGCTCAGATGTTGGATGGTATCAGCAAAGGATTGACAGTTTCCGCTTTCCAACGTGTACAGATCGGATAA
- the rplM gene encoding 50S ribosomal protein L13 — protein sequence MDHLSYKTVSANKATAQKGWVVIDAESQVLGRLASQAAKIIRGKHKPSFTPHVDCGDNVIIINADKIRLTGNKMTDKVYIRHTGHPGGQRFKTPREFMQKNPAKIVEIAIKGMLPKNRLGRRLFTNLYVYSGSEHPHTAQQPKEVKVGK from the coding sequence ATGGATCATTTAAGTTACAAAACAGTTTCAGCTAATAAGGCTACTGCACAAAAAGGATGGGTAGTGATTGACGCTGAATCTCAAGTGTTGGGACGGTTGGCAAGTCAAGCTGCCAAGATCATCCGCGGCAAACACAAGCCTAGTTTTACGCCTCATGTAGACTGTGGTGACAATGTTATCATCATCAACGCCGACAAAATCCGTTTGACCGGCAATAAGATGACTGACAAAGTATACATCCGTCACACAGGTCATCCCGGTGGTCAGCGTTTCAAAACTCCCCGCGAATTCATGCAAAAGAATCCGGCTAAGATTGTTGAAATCGCGATCAAAGGTATGCTTCCTAAAAATCGTTTAGGACGCAGATTGTTCACTAACTTGTACGTATACAGTGGTTCTGAGCACCCTCATACTGCTCAACAGCCAAAAGAAGTAAAAGTTGGTAAATAA
- the rpsB gene encoding 30S ribosomal protein S2 translates to MAQLEYKDLLDAGVHFGHLTRKWDPRMAPYIFMEKNGIHILDLNKTLACLDDATHAVRQMVRSGRKIMFVATKKQAQEVVSEEAKRLKMPYVTERWLGGMLTNFATIRKSLKKMSSLEKMMKDESYQSIAKRERLTLSREKDKLEKLLGGLADLTRLPAALFVVDVKREHIAIAEARRLGIPVIAMCDTNSNPNLVDFPIPANDDAFKSISLVTSAIGKAIEEGLMERKKDKDDQKLQEEEDTKRAVDEAPSVASVDTDEAEG, encoded by the coding sequence ATGGCTCAATTAGAATATAAAGACCTCCTGGATGCCGGTGTGCATTTTGGTCACCTTACCCGTAAATGGGATCCCCGCATGGCTCCATACATCTTCATGGAGAAAAATGGAATTCACATTCTTGATCTGAACAAAACTCTGGCTTGCCTGGATGATGCTACTCATGCTGTTCGTCAAATGGTTCGTTCTGGACGTAAGATCATGTTTGTTGCTACAAAGAAACAAGCACAAGAAGTGGTTTCAGAAGAAGCAAAACGCCTTAAAATGCCATACGTTACAGAACGTTGGTTAGGTGGTATGCTGACTAACTTCGCTACAATCCGGAAGTCATTGAAAAAAATGTCTTCTCTGGAGAAAATGATGAAGGATGAGTCTTACCAAAGTATTGCAAAGCGTGAGCGTTTGACACTGAGTCGTGAGAAAGATAAATTGGAGAAGTTGTTGGGTGGTCTGGCTGATTTAACTCGTTTGCCAGCAGCGTTGTTTGTAGTAGATGTAAAACGTGAACATATCGCTATTGCTGAAGCTCGTCGTTTGGGTATCCCTGTTATCGCTATGTGTGATACTAACTCTAACCCGAACCTGGTTGATTTCCCAATCCCAGCCAACGATGATGCTTTCAAATCAATTTCTTTAGTAACATCTGCAATCGGAAAGGCTATCGAAGAAGGATTGATGGAGCGTAAGAAAGACAAAGACGATCAGAAATTACAAGAAGAGGAAGATACAAAACGTGCTGTAGATGAAGCTCCTTCCGTTGCCTCTGTAGACACAGACGAAGCAGAAGGTTAA
- the rpsI gene encoding 30S ribosomal protein S9, with amino-acid sequence MEVVNTIGRRKTSVARVYLKPGKGDITVNARSFTEYFHTEVLQTIVNQPFATIQALGNYDVKANVKGGGTTGQAEALRMAIARALCEVNAEFRPALKKEGYLTRDPRMVERKKYGRRKARRRFQFSKR; translated from the coding sequence ATGGAAGTGGTTAATACCATTGGTCGAAGAAAGACCTCAGTAGCTCGTGTATACCTGAAGCCAGGTAAAGGCGATATTACTGTTAATGCCCGTAGTTTTACAGAGTATTTTCATACAGAAGTATTGCAAACTATCGTTAACCAACCTTTTGCTACTATTCAGGCTTTGGGAAATTACGATGTGAAAGCAAACGTAAAAGGTGGAGGTACTACAGGTCAAGCTGAAGCATTACGTATGGCGATTGCCCGTGCGTTATGTGAAGTAAACGCTGAGTTTCGCCCAGCCCTGAAAAAAGAAGGTTATCTGACTCGTGACCCTCGCATGGTAGAACGTAAGAAATACGGTCGTCGTAAGGCTCGTCGTAGATTCCAGTTCAGCAAGCGTTAA